The Globicephala melas chromosome X, mGloMel1.2, whole genome shotgun sequence genome window below encodes:
- the SHROOM2 gene encoding protein Shroom2 isoform X4, whose protein sequence is METSRSPSPQFAPQKLTDKPPLLVQDDNSTRIERVMDNNTMVKMVPIKIVHSESQPEKESRQGLARVPEPPVLPSGLERDQIKTLSTSEQSYSRFCLYSRQGAEPQPPGTPVPTAKDSRASTPTLSYVKAKERTAEDLKSEELAREIVGKDKSLADILDPSVKIKTTMDLMEGIFPKDEHLLEEAQQRRKLLPKIPSPRTTEEKKEELSVPAAVSLATNSTYYSTSAPKAELLIKMKDLQDQQEAEEDSGSDADHDLSVKKELIESIGRKLQVLRQARQSLREDMQANSALGDEVEALAKAVCKPNEFDKFRMFIGDLDKVVNLLLSLSGRLARVENALNNLDDGTAPGDRQSLLEKQRVLIQQHEDAKELKENLDRREGIVSDILASYLSQDSLADYVHFVRMKSALLIEQRELEDKIHLGEEQLKCLLDSLPPDRGK, encoded by the exons ATGGAGACCTCGCGCTCCCCGTCGCCTCAGTTCGCGCCGCAGAAGCTGACGGACAAACCCCCGCTGCTCGTCCAGGATGATAATTCCACCAG AATCGAGCGGGTGATGGACAACAACACCATGGTGAAGATGGTGCCCATCAAGATCGTGCACTCGGAAAGCCAGCCCGAGAAGGAGAGCCGCCAGGGCCTGGCCCGCGTCCCGGAGCCACCCGTGCTGCCCAGCGGGCTCGAGCGGGACCAGATCAAGACACTTAGCACGTCCGAGCAGTCCTACTCCCGCTTCTGCCTGTACAGCCGCCAGGGCGCCGAGCCCCAGCCCCCTGGCACCCCGGTGCCCACGGCCAAGGACAGCCGGGCCTCCACGCCCACACTCAGCTACGTGAAGGCCAAAGAGAGGACTGCCGAAGACCTCAAGTCGGAGGAGCTGGCCCGCGAGATCGTGGGCAAGGATAAGTCCCTGGCGGATATCCTGGACCCCAGCGTGAAGATCAAAACCACCATGGACCTTATGGAGGGCATCTTCCCCAAAGACGAGCACCTCTTGGAGGAAGCTCAGCAGCGGAGGAAGCTGCTCCCCAAAATCCCCTCTCCCAGAACCACAGAGGAGAA GAAGGAGGAGCTGAGTGTGCCGGCAGCCGTGTCCCTGGCCACCAACTCCACCTACTACAGCACATCGGCCCCCAAGGCGGAGCTGCTGATTAAGATGAAAGACCTGCAGGACCAGCAAGAAGCCGAAGAGGATTCAGGGAGTGACGCCGACCACGACCTGTCGGTGAAGAAG GAGCTCATCGAGAGCATCGGTCGCAAGCTGCAGGTGCTGCGGCAGGCGCGGCAGAGCCTGCGGGAGGACATGCAGGCCAACAGCGCGCTGGGCGACGAGGTGGAGGCCCTGGCCAAGGCCGTCTGCAAGCCCAACGAGTTCGACAAGTTCCGCATGTTCATCGGGGACCTGGACAAGGTGGTGAACCTCCTGCTGTCGCTGTCCGGCCGTCTGGCCCGCGTGGAAAACGCCCTCAACAATCTGGACGACGGCACTGCTCCTGGCGATCGG caATCCCTGCTCGAGAAGCAACGGGTTCTGATCCAGCAGCACGAGGACGCCAAGGAGTTGAAGGAGAACCTGGACCGCCGGGAGGGCATCGTGTCCGACATCCTGGCCAGCTACCTCAGCCAGGACAGCCTGGCCGACTACGTGCACTTCGTGAGGATGAAGTCGGCCCTCCTCATCGAGCAGCGCGAGCTGGAGGACAAGATCCACCTGGGCGAAGAGCAGCTCAAGTGCCTGCTGGACAGCCTTCCGCCCGACAGAGGCAAATGA